The proteins below come from a single Plasmodium malariae genome assembly, contig: PmUG01_00_42, whole genome shotgun sequence genomic window:
- the PmUG01_00072400 gene encoding fam-l protein, which produces MKKSIMIFSFIKIVVLNFLTWIPHLSNHVITFNKYLGKKYTPAIKLDDRIYRLLAKYKKDKDSKVVMLRDDISNNGMDRKKGISNTEKECPEKKKELYRGSLNNYDGQKQDMNNKCSKFVTKKYSHLEKKIFKELDFVDFLKSNKNISDKTYKKIMRKKFSLRLGSPLLLFLLLSTVLIVDISLRSPSGGKGFWELSGLETTLSSWKDTLKLYFDWLLPATESASQSVLGALFHIVLYVIPFLILGVTLISYVFYYHKKAKKYEKIKFSKK; this is translated from the exons atgaaaaaaagcattatgattttctcatttattaaaattgttgtACTTAACTTTTTAACGTGGATACCCCATTTAAGTAATCATGTG ATTACGTTTAACAAATACCTAGGCAAAAAGTACACGCCTGCTATAAAATTAGACGACAGAATATATCGAttactagcaaaatataaaaaagataaggaTTCAAAAGTTGTAATGTTAAGAGAtgatatatcaaataatgGAATGGACAGAAAAAAGGGTATATCTAATACTGAAAAGGAGTGCccagaaaaaaagaaagaattatatagAGGTTCactaaataattatgatggACAAAAACAAGATATGAACAATAAATGTTCTAAATTTGtgacaaaaaaatacagtcatcttgaaaaaaaaatattcaaagaactgGATTTTGtagattttcttaaaagCAACAAGAATATTAGTGATAAgacttacaaaaaaataatgcgtAAAAAATTCTCATTACGATTAGGATCacctttattattgtttctGTTGTTATCAACTGTACTCATAGTAGATATATCTCTGCGTTCTCCTTCTGGAGGAAAGGGATTTTGGGAATTATCAGGATTGGAGACAACTTTAAGTTCCTGGAAGGACACTTTGAAGCTTTATTTTGATTGGTTATTGCCTGCTACAGAAAGTGCATCTCAAAGTGTATTAGGAGCATTATTtcatattgtattatatgttataccttttttaatattaggtGTTACACTTATATCGTACGttttttattaccataaaaaagctaaaaaatatgaaaaaattaagttcagtaaaaagtga